Proteins encoded together in one Sinorhizobium meliloti window:
- the rpoH gene encoding RNA polymerase sigma factor RpoH produces MARNTLPTIAAGEGGLNRYLDEIRKFPMLEPQEEYMLAKRYQEHDDRKAAHKLVTSHLRLVAKIAMGYRGYGLPIGEVISEGNVGLMQAVKKFEPDRGFRLATYAMWWIKAAIQEYILRSWSLVKMGTTANQKRLFFNLRRLKGRIQALDEGDLKPEQVKEIATTLKVSEEEVVSMNRRLSGDASLNAPIKASEGDSGQWQDWLVDDHDNQEQILIEQDELESRRALLANAMKVLNDRERRIFEARRLTEEPITLEDLSTEFDISRERVRQIEVRAFEKVQEAVRKAALERASALRVVEGA; encoded by the coding sequence ATGGCCCGCAATACCTTGCCGACCATCGCTGCTGGAGAGGGCGGTCTCAACCGCTATCTCGACGAAATTCGCAAATTTCCCATGCTCGAGCCGCAGGAAGAGTACATGCTCGCCAAGCGGTACCAGGAGCATGACGACCGCAAGGCCGCGCACAAGCTCGTAACGAGCCATCTTCGCCTCGTTGCCAAGATCGCGATGGGTTATCGCGGCTACGGTCTGCCGATCGGCGAAGTCATTTCCGAAGGCAATGTCGGCCTGATGCAGGCGGTCAAGAAGTTCGAGCCGGATCGCGGCTTCCGCCTCGCGACCTACGCCATGTGGTGGATCAAGGCTGCCATCCAGGAATACATTCTGCGTTCGTGGTCCCTGGTCAAAATGGGCACGACGGCCAACCAGAAGCGCCTGTTCTTCAACCTGAGACGGCTGAAAGGCCGCATTCAGGCTCTCGATGAAGGCGATCTCAAGCCGGAACAGGTGAAGGAGATCGCCACGACCCTGAAGGTCAGTGAGGAAGAGGTCGTCTCGATGAACCGTCGCCTTTCTGGCGACGCTTCGCTCAATGCGCCGATCAAGGCGAGCGAAGGCGATTCCGGCCAGTGGCAGGATTGGCTGGTGGACGATCACGACAATCAGGAGCAAATCCTGATCGAACAGGACGAACTCGAGAGCCGCCGCGCACTGCTGGCCAATGCCATGAAGGTTCTGAACGACCGTGAGCGCCGGATTTTCGAGGCCCGCCGCCTCACCGAGGAGCCGATAACGCTGGAGGATCTCTCGACCGAGTTCGACATCAGCCGCGAGCGCGTGCGGCAGATCGAGGTTCGGGCCTTCGAAAAGGTGCAGGAGGCCGTGCGCAAGGCTGCGCTGGAACGGGCCAGTGCGCTGCGCGTGGTTGAAGGCGCTTAA